In Streptomyces dangxiongensis, one DNA window encodes the following:
- a CDS encoding ATP-binding protein, producing MHEYTSTARVWGLSCPGFPEEVSRARRWTRDILRGSPLADDAELIVSELSTNAILHTASGMRSGSFHLALAVSSQVVALSVMDEGSTGTAPKVGHQDERAEHGRGLSMVSAIAHRVVVHDSPGGYTVTAELFPQAGPAGGHPC from the coding sequence ATGCACGAGTATACGAGTACAGCCCGGGTCTGGGGACTGTCTTGCCCAGGTTTCCCGGAAGAGGTCAGCCGGGCCCGCCGCTGGACGCGCGACATCCTGCGCGGCTCTCCTCTGGCCGACGACGCCGAGCTGATCGTGAGCGAGCTGAGCACCAACGCGATCCTTCACACGGCCAGTGGCATGCGGTCGGGCAGCTTTCATCTGGCACTCGCGGTCTCGTCGCAGGTGGTCGCCCTGTCGGTCATGGACGAGGGGAGCACCGGTACGGCGCCGAAGGTCGGGCACCAGGACGAGCGGGCCGAGCACGGCCGGGGCCTGAGCATGGTCAGCGCAATCGCTCACCGAGTCGTTGTCCACGACAGTCCCGGCGGGTACACCGTCACCGCGGAACTCTTCCCCCAGGCCGGGCCGGCGGGAGGGCACCCGTGCTGA
- a CDS encoding NUDIX hydrolase yields MSVAGVIVDDQGRALLIKRRDNGKWEPPGGVLEREETIPEALQREVLEETGIKIALPATLTGIYKNMTGLIVSLVFRCQAADGTPTTGDETRALHWATREEVIELADEAYAVRVLDALDAASPPAIRAHDGVKLV; encoded by the coding sequence GTGAGCGTCGCCGGGGTCATCGTCGATGACCAAGGCCGGGCCCTTCTGATCAAGCGCCGCGACAACGGTAAGTGGGAGCCCCCGGGCGGAGTCCTCGAACGCGAGGAAACCATCCCCGAAGCCCTTCAGCGCGAGGTCCTCGAAGAAACCGGCATCAAGATCGCACTTCCCGCGACCCTGACCGGGATCTACAAGAACATGACAGGCCTGATCGTCTCCCTCGTCTTCCGCTGCCAGGCGGCCGACGGCACTCCGACCACCGGGGATGAGACCCGCGCGCTGCATTGGGCCACCCGCGAAGAAGTCATCGAACTCGCCGACGAGGCGTACGCGGTCCGCGTCCTTGACGCACTCGACGCGGCGTCCCCGCCGGCCATTCGCGCCCATGACGGCGTGAAACTCGTCTAG
- a CDS encoding GntR family transcriptional regulator gives MASLPSILGGLDPTSDRAVFRQIADQLREAIDRGRFKEGEKLPSEAELVEHYGVSRMTVRNSFSILQGEGLVHAEHGKGVFVRPRPPVRRLASDRFARRHREQGKSAFIVEADAAGGHPKVDSLEVKEEKASQDISTRLGSVRRVLARRRRYLLDGRPVEFATSYLPLDIARGTQIAEPNPGPGGIYARLEELGHQLDHFEEEIRARMPSPPEVKTLQLASGVPVIHLIRTAFDTAGRAVEVCDTVMAADAYVLSYQLPAT, from the coding sequence ATGGCGTCCCTACCGAGCATTCTCGGCGGCCTCGACCCGACCAGTGATCGTGCGGTCTTCCGGCAGATCGCCGACCAACTGCGCGAAGCCATCGACCGTGGGCGATTCAAGGAGGGGGAGAAGCTGCCCTCCGAGGCTGAGCTGGTCGAGCACTACGGGGTTTCCCGCATGACGGTCCGGAACTCCTTCTCGATCCTCCAGGGTGAGGGCCTGGTGCACGCCGAGCACGGCAAGGGCGTCTTCGTCCGTCCCCGGCCTCCGGTCCGTCGGCTCGCCTCCGACCGGTTCGCCCGGCGCCACCGTGAGCAGGGGAAGTCCGCGTTCATCGTGGAGGCCGACGCCGCCGGCGGTCACCCGAAGGTCGACAGCCTGGAGGTCAAGGAGGAGAAGGCCAGCCAGGACATCTCTACCCGGCTCGGTTCCGTGCGGCGCGTACTCGCCCGGCGTCGCCGGTACCTGCTCGACGGCCGGCCGGTCGAGTTCGCCACCTCCTACCTTCCGCTCGACATCGCCCGCGGTACGCAGATCGCCGAGCCCAATCCTGGCCCCGGCGGCATCTACGCCCGCCTGGAGGAGCTGGGCCACCAGCTCGACCACTTCGAGGAGGAGATCCGGGCCCGGATGCCCTCGCCGCCCGAGGTGAAGACGCTGCAACTGGCTTCCGGTGTGCCGGTGATCCACCTGATCCGTACCGCCTTCGACACCGCAGGGCGGGCCGTGGAGGTCTGCGACACGGTGATGGCGGCGGACGCGTACGTCCTCTCCTACCAACTTCCGGCGACCTGA
- a CDS encoding SCO3933 family regulatory protein produces the protein MRTIRVETSAATILLTEAPEPKVRDRQSGEIAKDAVSGEALMTIGVVYIEEGESSLIKVTVPESGVSEGLALGAPVSLPGLVARPWESVFNGQQRHGIAFRAAAVTPTAFPAAVGATA, from the coding sequence TTGCGCACCATCCGTGTGGAGACCTCGGCCGCGACGATCCTGCTGACCGAGGCGCCCGAGCCCAAGGTCCGCGACCGGCAGTCGGGCGAGATCGCCAAGGACGCCGTCAGCGGTGAGGCGCTGATGACGATCGGCGTCGTGTACATCGAGGAGGGGGAGTCGTCCCTGATCAAGGTCACCGTTCCGGAGAGCGGGGTGTCGGAAGGGCTCGCCCTCGGTGCCCCGGTCTCGCTGCCGGGCCTGGTCGCCCGGCCGTGGGAGAGCGTGTTCAACGGGCAGCAGCGCCACGGCATCGCCTTCCGGGCCGCCGCCGTCACTCCGACCGCCTTCCCGGCCGCTGTGGGAGCCACGGCCTGA
- a CDS encoding FtsK/SpoIIIE domain-containing protein, producing MTELATLLEVGGPVAALGGGAAYARARHPGVYWSTVGLPVSTVRLLSSYGSVMEACGLTVAPSRLRVLAVKATTRREVRPVPPRRGVIRPTATGLRVRLRLAPGQEPADVAASAERLRHAWGVHAVYVTTVKPGVVDLRLVGFDVLRRVRMPRKLPWGLLRVPVALREDATPFVRDYRTVPHQLTLGATLSGKSMYLRHLVAGLARQPVALVGIDCKRGVELAPFAPRLSALATDPDEAAELLPVLVKEMEDRYDLIKSRQGIEPSTPDEEITSDIWGLPEHERPVPVVLFVDEVAELFLVATKKDEERRDEMVTQLIRLAQLGRAAGIYLEVCGQRFGAELGKGATMLRAQLTGRVCHRVNDEASAKMALGDIAPEAVSAACAIAPERPGLAVAGDTSGGWSRIRTPHLSLSDAAETCRESAHLVPELPALNRFRPHVPVRPVETPSPVVRPRPVTD from the coding sequence ATGACCGAACTGGCAACGCTCCTGGAGGTGGGTGGTCCCGTCGCCGCACTCGGTGGTGGGGCCGCCTACGCCCGGGCGCGACACCCCGGCGTCTACTGGTCCACGGTCGGCTTACCGGTGTCCACGGTCCGGCTGCTCAGCTCCTACGGCTCCGTGATGGAGGCGTGCGGCCTCACTGTGGCCCCCTCCCGGCTGCGGGTCCTGGCGGTCAAGGCCACCACTCGCCGCGAGGTCCGGCCCGTACCGCCGCGTCGGGGAGTCATCAGGCCGACCGCGACGGGGCTGCGGGTCCGTCTGCGGCTCGCCCCGGGACAGGAACCCGCCGACGTGGCCGCCTCCGCCGAACGGCTGCGGCACGCCTGGGGCGTCCATGCCGTCTACGTGACCACGGTCAAGCCGGGCGTGGTCGACCTGCGGCTCGTCGGCTTCGACGTGCTGCGGCGGGTCCGCATGCCGCGAAAGCTGCCCTGGGGGCTTCTTCGGGTGCCGGTCGCACTGCGGGAGGACGCCACTCCCTTCGTACGCGACTACCGCACCGTGCCGCACCAGCTCACGCTTGGCGCCACGTTGTCCGGCAAGTCCATGTACCTGCGGCACCTGGTCGCCGGGCTCGCCCGTCAGCCCGTCGCCCTGGTGGGCATCGACTGCAAACGGGGCGTGGAACTGGCGCCTTTCGCTCCGCGGCTGTCGGCGCTCGCCACCGACCCGGACGAGGCCGCCGAACTCCTGCCCGTGCTCGTCAAGGAAATGGAGGACCGGTACGACCTGATCAAGTCCCGGCAGGGCATCGAGCCGAGCACGCCGGACGAGGAAATCACCTCCGACATCTGGGGCCTGCCCGAACACGAACGGCCGGTCCCCGTCGTGTTGTTCGTTGACGAGGTCGCCGAACTGTTCCTCGTGGCCACGAAGAAGGACGAAGAGCGGCGGGACGAGATGGTCACCCAGCTTATCCGGCTTGCCCAGCTCGGTCGGGCCGCCGGCATCTATCTGGAGGTCTGCGGGCAGCGCTTCGGCGCCGAGCTGGGCAAGGGCGCGACCATGCTGCGGGCCCAGTTGACCGGCCGCGTCTGCCATCGCGTCAACGACGAAGCCTCCGCCAAGATGGCGCTGGGCGACATCGCCCCCGAGGCTGTCTCCGCCGCCTGTGCCATCGCACCCGAACGGCCCGGCCTCGCCGTGGCCGGTGACACCTCCGGCGGCTGGTCCCGCATCCGCACGCCGCACCTCTCCCTCAGCGACGCGGCCGAAACCTGTCGCGAATCGGCCCACCTGGTCCCCGAACTGCCCGCGCTCAACCGCTTCCGGCCTCACGTTCCCGTGCGGCCCGTCGAGACACCGAGCCCGGTCGTGCGGCCCCGACCGGTGACCGACTGA